From the Helicobacter pylori genome, one window contains:
- the recR gene encoding recombination mediator RecR: MNTYKNSLNHFLNLVDCLEKIPNVGKKSAFKMAYHLGLENPYLALKITHALENALENLKTCASCNALSESEVCEICSDESRQNSQLCMVLHPRDVFILEDLKDFLGRYYVLNSIEDMDFNALEKRLVGENIKEIIFAFPPTLANDSLMLYIEDKLQHLHLTFTKIAQGVPTGVNFENIDSVSLSRAFNSRIKA, encoded by the coding sequence ATGAATACTTATAAAAACAGCTTGAATCACTTTTTAAATTTAGTGGATTGTTTAGAAAAAATCCCCAATGTGGGTAAAAAGTCCGCCTTTAAAATGGCGTATCATTTGGGTTTGGAAAACCCCTATCTAGCGCTAAAAATCACGCACGCTTTAGAGAACGCCCTAGAAAACCTTAAAACATGCGCATCTTGTAACGCGCTCAGTGAGAGTGAGGTTTGTGAGATTTGCTCTGATGAGAGCCGGCAAAATTCTCAGCTTTGCATGGTTTTACACCCAAGAGACGTGTTTATTTTAGAAGACTTAAAGGATTTTTTAGGGCGCTATTATGTGTTAAATTCTATAGAAGACATGGATTTTAACGCCCTAGAAAAACGCCTGGTTGGAGAAAACATTAAAGAAATCATTTTTGCTTTCCCCCCCACTTTAGCTAACGATTCTTTAATGCTCTACATTGAAGATAAATTACAACACCTCCATCTCACTTTCACTAAAATCGCTCAAGGCGTGCCTACTGGAGTGAATTTTGAAAACATTGACTCCGTTTCGCTCTCAAGGGCGTTTAATTCAAGGATCAAAGCATGA